From a single Nicotiana tomentosiformis chromosome 2, ASM39032v3, whole genome shotgun sequence genomic region:
- the LOC138904294 gene encoding uncharacterized protein, with protein sequence MAEDPQNLIDDVQKIFQEMHATNTKAAELAMYQLKVVANTWYETLEESRGEDATAKALVFEILKQNEMSVNEYYLKFVSLAKYAQEMVRDMSARVVLGLSDDLFTDANIAAHNNDMTITKMVAFVQGKKDRLKEEVRLKREKDMEFSKRAKTAGNFSQGGISRI encoded by the exons ATGGCTGAGGATCCGCAAAACTTGATTGATGATGTTCAGAAGATATTTCAAGAGATGCATGCTACAAACACTAAGGCAGCAGAGCTTGCTATGTACCAGCTGAAGGTTGTTGCTAACACTTGGTATGAAACATTGGAAGAGTCCCGAGGGGAGGATGCGACAG CTAAGGCTTTAGTGTTTGAGATACTCAAACAAAATGAGATGAGTGTGAACGAGTACTACCTCAAGTTCGTCTCTCTGGCCAAGTATGCTCAGGAAATGGTACGTGATATGAGTGCCAGAGTTGTGTTGGGGCTTTCAGATGACTTATTTACTGATGCTAATATAGCTGCTCATAACAATGACATGACCATTACTAAGATGGTTGCCTTTGTTCAAGGGAAAAAAGACAGGTTGAAGGAAGAAGTGCGGCTAAAGAGAGAGAAGGACATGGAATTCAGCAAGAGAGCTAAGACTGCAGGAAATTTCAGCCAAGGGGGGATCTCAAGGATTTAG